Proteins found in one Corynebacterium canis genomic segment:
- a CDS encoding aminoacyl-tRNA hydrolase: protein MTDPSAASPWLSRQAYERLRTCLAVSPDREDPSDPSTVWSMPIVLNIPRQDPPPRHELLADAARAVVACCLSPDPAFADALTSWYGARIRKVARRARNVQWKRVQDVPGVTVGNARACVPSAVVDTHPEVRKLQISGTDLPPSPAPPAARPEVLIDAAFGMTVGKAAAQAGHASMLLAAQLSYEEVAAWAQDGYRLQVREVGRAEIAEARALPGAVCVRDAGFTEVAPGSVTAIALH from the coding sequence ATGACGGATCCTTCCGCCGCGTCCCCCTGGCTCAGTAGGCAGGCCTACGAGCGCCTGCGCACCTGCCTCGCCGTCAGCCCGGACCGCGAAGATCCGAGCGATCCTTCGACAGTATGGTCAATGCCGATCGTGTTGAATATCCCGCGGCAGGATCCGCCCCCGCGCCACGAATTGCTTGCCGATGCCGCCCGCGCCGTCGTCGCCTGTTGCCTGTCCCCGGATCCTGCTTTCGCTGATGCTTTGACCAGCTGGTATGGCGCGCGAATCCGAAAGGTCGCGCGGCGGGCTCGCAATGTTCAATGGAAACGCGTGCAAGATGTGCCCGGTGTCACGGTGGGCAATGCGCGGGCTTGCGTGCCCAGCGCGGTCGTCGATACGCATCCGGAGGTGCGCAAATTGCAGATCAGCGGCACGGACCTGCCCCCGTCACCTGCGCCGCCCGCCGCTCGTCCTGAGGTGCTTATCGACGCCGCGTTCGGTATGACCGTCGGTAAGGCTGCGGCTCAGGCGGGGCACGCATCCATGCTGCTAGCGGCGCAATTATCGTATGAGGAAGTGGCTGCCTGGGCCCAAGATGGGTATCGCTTACAGGTTCGAGAGGTGGGGCGCGCGGAAATCGCCGAAGCGCGGGCGCTCCCCGGGGCCGTGTGTGTGCGCGACGCCGGTTTTACGGAGGTGGCCCCGGGATCTGTGACGGCCATCGCTTTACACTAA
- the serB gene encoding phosphoserine phosphatase SerB: protein MSDFDKSAPHDITVNLSEGFLPAVITVAGADRPGVSAAFFRVLSSYNVQLLDVEQSQFRGRLSLAALVGIRPQHADVLRQGLEDTLKAHGQRVTLEIVPHLRSTRPLSTHAVVVLGNPVTASDVSRIGQTLADYGANIDTIRGIADYPVTGLELKVTVADPKPGGGVSLRKALALLTQEIGVDIAIERAGLVRRSKRLICFDCDSTLITGEVIEMLAAHAGKEAEVAQVTERAMRGELDFEESLRERVATLAGLDASVIAEVAEQIRLTPGARTTIRTLKRMGYKTAVVSGGFIQVLEGLSEELELDYTRANTLEIVDGKLTGRVIGKVVDRAAKAEFLREFAADSGLQMHQTVAVGDGANDIDMLSAAGLGIAFNAKPALREVADASVNYPFLDEVLYILGISRDEIDEADLDDGSFRRVPLAQ from the coding sequence GTGTCTGACTTTGATAAATCCGCCCCGCATGACATTACCGTCAATTTGAGCGAGGGCTTTTTGCCAGCCGTGATCACCGTCGCAGGCGCCGACCGTCCAGGCGTCTCGGCGGCGTTTTTCCGTGTGCTGAGTTCCTATAATGTGCAATTGCTGGACGTCGAGCAGTCCCAGTTCCGCGGCCGTCTCAGCCTCGCGGCGTTGGTGGGCATTCGGCCGCAGCACGCCGATGTCCTGCGCCAGGGTTTGGAGGATACGCTGAAGGCCCACGGGCAGCGCGTCACGCTCGAGATTGTGCCGCACCTGCGTTCTACTCGCCCCTTATCGACGCACGCGGTGGTCGTCCTCGGCAACCCCGTTACGGCTTCCGACGTCTCCCGCATCGGCCAGACCCTGGCGGATTATGGGGCGAACATTGATACGATTCGGGGGATCGCGGACTACCCGGTGACCGGCCTCGAACTCAAGGTCACGGTGGCGGATCCGAAGCCGGGCGGCGGCGTGAGCCTGCGCAAGGCGCTGGCGTTGTTGACCCAGGAGATCGGCGTGGATATCGCCATCGAGCGTGCCGGTTTGGTGCGCCGCTCCAAGCGCCTGATCTGCTTCGATTGCGATTCCACCCTGATCACCGGCGAGGTGATCGAGATGCTGGCCGCCCACGCCGGCAAGGAGGCCGAGGTAGCACAGGTGACCGAACGCGCCATGCGTGGGGAACTGGATTTCGAGGAATCCTTGCGGGAGCGCGTGGCCACCCTCGCGGGCCTCGACGCCTCCGTGATCGCCGAGGTGGCGGAGCAAATCCGACTCACCCCGGGTGCCCGAACCACCATTCGGACATTAAAACGCATGGGCTACAAGACGGCCGTGGTGTCCGGCGGCTTTATCCAAGTTCTGGAGGGCCTTTCGGAGGAGCTGGAGCTGGACTATACCCGCGCCAATACCCTGGAAATCGTGGACGGAAAGCTCACCGGCCGCGTCATTGGCAAGGTCGTGGACCGCGCCGCCAAGGCGGAGTTCCTGCGGGAGTTCGCCGCGGATTCCGGCCTGCAGATGCATCAAACCGTCGCTGTCGGGGATGGCGCCAATGACATCGATATGCTCTCCGCCGCGGGCCTGGGCATCGCGTTTAACGCCAAGCCCGCATTGCGCGAGGTTGCCGACGCGTCCGTGAACTACCCCTTCCTCGACGAGGTGCTTTATATCCTGGGCATCTCCCGGGACGAGATCGATGAGGCCGACCTCGATGACGGATCCTTCCGCCGCGTCCCCCTGGCTCAGTAG
- the ctaD gene encoding aa3-type cytochrome oxidase subunit I, with amino-acid sequence MTAVEPRVGHEVAPERPAPSGNSRKGSLAWKMLTTTDHKTLGIMYIIMSFMFFFLGGFMALLIRAELFTPGLQIFSNEQFNQLFTMHGTVMLLLYGTPVVWGFANYVMPLQIGAPDVAFPRLNALGFWLTTVGGILMLSGFMTPGGAADFGWTMYSPLSDSIHSPGVGSDLWILGVGVGGIGTIASAINMTTTILCLRAPGMTMFRLPIFTWNIFVTSLLALLIFPMLTAAALGVLYDRKLGGHIYDPANGGAILWQHLFWFFGHPEVYVLALPFFGIVSEVIPVFSRKPMFGYAGLVFATLSIAALSMAVWAHHMFVTGAILLPFFSFMTFLISVPTGVKFFNWVGTMWRGHITWETPMIFAFGFLISFLFGGLTGIMLASPPLDFHVSDTYFVVAHFHYTLFGTIVFASYSGVYFWFPKMTGRMLDERLGKIHFWMTFIGFHGTFLVQHWLGNMGMPRRYADYLDTDGFTLLNQVSTVASFFLGLSVIPFIWNVFKSWRYGEVVTVDDPWGYGNSLEWATSCPPPRHNFVSLPRIRSERPAFELHYPHMVERMRAEAHVGRH; translated from the coding sequence ATGACCGCTGTAGAGCCTAGGGTCGGCCATGAGGTCGCACCTGAAAGGCCTGCGCCTTCGGGCAACTCCCGGAAGGGGAGTCTTGCCTGGAAGATGCTCACCACCACGGACCATAAGACGCTGGGCATTATGTACATCATTATGTCCTTTATGTTCTTCTTCCTTGGTGGCTTTATGGCACTGTTGATTCGTGCCGAGCTCTTCACTCCCGGGTTGCAGATCTTTTCGAACGAACAATTCAATCAGCTCTTTACCATGCACGGCACGGTGATGCTGCTGCTGTACGGCACCCCGGTCGTGTGGGGCTTTGCTAACTACGTCATGCCGCTCCAAATCGGCGCGCCTGACGTTGCTTTCCCGCGTTTGAATGCACTTGGTTTCTGGTTGACCACTGTCGGCGGCATCCTGATGCTGTCTGGGTTTATGACCCCCGGCGGCGCAGCCGACTTCGGCTGGACCATGTACTCCCCGTTGTCGGATTCCATCCACTCCCCGGGTGTCGGTTCTGACCTGTGGATCCTCGGCGTCGGCGTCGGTGGTATCGGTACCATCGCTTCCGCGATCAATATGACCACCACGATCTTGTGCCTGCGTGCCCCCGGCATGACCATGTTCCGCCTGCCTATCTTTACGTGGAACATTTTTGTCACCTCGCTGCTGGCGCTGCTGATTTTCCCCATGCTCACCGCGGCCGCGCTCGGCGTGCTGTATGACCGCAAGCTGGGCGGCCACATTTACGATCCGGCCAACGGCGGCGCCATCCTGTGGCAGCATCTGTTCTGGTTCTTCGGACACCCCGAGGTGTACGTCCTCGCCTTGCCGTTCTTCGGCATCGTGTCCGAGGTTATCCCGGTCTTCTCCCGCAAGCCGATGTTCGGCTACGCCGGCCTGGTGTTTGCCACCTTGTCCATCGCGGCCCTGTCCATGGCTGTGTGGGCGCACCACATGTTCGTCACCGGTGCGATTCTGTTGCCGTTCTTCTCGTTCATGACCTTCCTGATCTCGGTCCCCACCGGCGTGAAGTTCTTCAACTGGGTGGGCACGATGTGGCGCGGCCATATCACCTGGGAAACCCCGATGATCTTCGCCTTCGGCTTCCTGATCTCCTTCCTGTTCGGTGGTCTGACCGGCATTATGCTGGCCTCCCCGCCGCTGGACTTCCACGTGTCTGACACCTACTTCGTGGTGGCGCACTTCCACTACACCCTGTTCGGCACGATCGTGTTCGCCTCCTACTCTGGCGTGTACTTCTGGTTCCCGAAGATGACCGGCCGCATGCTCGACGAGCGCCTTGGCAAGATCCACTTCTGGATGACCTTTATCGGCTTCCACGGCACCTTCCTTGTGCAGCACTGGCTGGGCAATATGGGTATGCCGCGCCGTTACGCGGACTACCTTGATACCGATGGTTTCACCCTGCTTAACCAGGTTTCCACCGTTGCGTCCTTCTTCCTCGGCCTGTCCGTGATCCCGTTCATCTGGAACGTGTTCAAGTCTTGGCGCTACGGCGAGGTCGTTACCGTGGACGATCCGTGGGGCTACGGCAACTCCTTGGAGTGGGCTACCTCGTGCCCGCCGCCGCGCCACAACTTCGTGTCGCTGCCTCGCATCCGGTCCGAGCGTCCCGCGTTCGAGTTGCACTACCCGCACATGGTTGAGCGCATGCGCGCCGAGGCTCACGTCGGTAGGCATTAA
- the nrdF gene encoding class 1b ribonucleoside-diphosphate reductase subunit beta, which yields MAKYCPPSSPAHRERHPEARECPIAAINWNTIPDEKDLEVWDRLTGNFWLPEKVPLSNDIKSWETLNDVEQRATMRVFTGLTMLDTIQGTVGAVSLIPDALTPHEEAVLTNIAFMESVHAKSYSSIFMTLASTPEINDAFRWSEENFNLQKKAEIILSYYEGDNGLKRKVASTLLESFLFYSGFYLPMYWSSHAKLTNTADIIRLIIRDEAVHGYYIGYKYQKGLELVSESEREEMKEYTFDLLYDLYENESQYTEDLYDDLGWTEDVKRFLRYNANKALNNLGYEGLFPADECKVSPAILSALSPNSGENHDFFSGSGSSYVIGKTEATQDEDWDF from the coding sequence ATGGCAAAGTACTGCCCACCGAGCTCGCCGGCGCATCGTGAGCGCCACCCCGAAGCCCGCGAATGCCCAATCGCCGCCATCAACTGGAACACCATTCCGGATGAAAAAGATCTAGAGGTATGGGACCGTCTTACGGGCAATTTCTGGTTGCCGGAGAAGGTCCCGCTCAGCAACGATATTAAAAGCTGGGAGACCCTCAACGATGTTGAGCAGCGCGCAACCATGCGTGTGTTTACGGGTTTGACCATGTTGGACACCATCCAGGGCACGGTCGGCGCGGTGTCGCTGATCCCTGATGCGTTGACGCCGCACGAGGAGGCTGTCCTTACCAATATCGCGTTTATGGAGTCCGTTCACGCGAAGAGTTATTCCTCTATATTCATGACCCTCGCGTCCACCCCCGAAATCAACGATGCCTTCCGCTGGTCGGAGGAGAACTTCAACCTGCAGAAAAAGGCGGAGATTATCCTTTCGTACTACGAGGGCGATAACGGCTTGAAGCGCAAGGTTGCTTCCACGTTGTTGGAGTCGTTCCTTTTCTATTCCGGTTTCTATTTGCCCATGTATTGGTCGAGCCACGCGAAGCTCACCAATACGGCGGACATTATTCGGCTGATTATCCGCGACGAGGCGGTGCACGGGTATTACATCGGCTACAAGTATCAGAAGGGCCTGGAGCTTGTCAGCGAGTCCGAGCGTGAGGAGATGAAGGAGTACACGTTCGATCTTTTGTACGACCTCTACGAGAACGAATCCCAGTACACGGAAGACCTTTATGATGACCTCGGCTGGACGGAGGACGTGAAGCGTTTCCTTCGTTATAACGCGAATAAAGCGTTGAACAATCTCGGTTATGAGGGCTTGTTCCCGGCCGATGAGTGCAAGGTTTCGCCGGCGATTTTGTCCGCTCTGTCGCCGAATTCGGGCGAGAACCATGACTTCTTCTCCGGCTCCGGCTCTTCGTACGTGATTGGCAAAACTGAGGCAACGCAGGACGAGGACTGGGACTTCTAG
- a CDS encoding ferritin: MTIPAKLAEALNAQVTAELEASLVYTQLSYVLNDLGLVGMSSWMKAQAEEELTHAQMFADHLLDRDFVPAIGTIEAPALSVKTAEDAFEASLAHERKISGKIRALAALAQEEGDFDSRPLLDTFLSEQIEEEATVKEILDRLRLVSHGQDGSGLLRIDAELSSRDSD; this comes from the coding sequence ATGACTATTCCAGCAAAACTCGCAGAAGCTCTGAACGCTCAAGTTACCGCCGAACTCGAGGCATCCTTGGTATATACCCAGCTCTCCTACGTGCTCAACGACCTTGGTCTGGTAGGCATGAGCAGCTGGATGAAGGCTCAAGCTGAAGAAGAGCTCACCCACGCACAAATGTTCGCAGACCACCTGTTGGACCGCGACTTTGTTCCGGCTATCGGGACGATCGAAGCCCCGGCCCTGTCCGTCAAAACCGCCGAAGATGCGTTCGAAGCTTCCTTGGCTCACGAGCGCAAGATTTCCGGCAAGATTCGCGCGCTGGCGGCGCTCGCCCAAGAAGAGGGCGACTTTGATTCCCGCCCGCTGCTTGACACCTTCCTTTCCGAGCAGATCGAAGAAGAGGCTACCGTCAAGGAGATCCTCGACCGCCTGCGTTTGGTCAGCCACGGCCAGGACGGCTCCGGCCTGCTGCGTATCGACGCCGAGTTGAGCTCCCGCGACTCCGACTAA
- the nrdE gene encoding class 1b ribonucleoside-diphosphate reductase subunit alpha has protein sequence MTELGKTVAEPVSAAEQLDYHALNAMLNLFDENRQIQFDKDRQAANQYFLQHVNQNTVFFHDLEEKFDYLLENHYYDPAVVEQYDFAFIKELFKRAYAVKFRFPTFLGAYKYYTSYTLKTFDGRRYLERYEDRVCMVALTLAAGDEQMAEHLVDEIMSGRFQPATPTFLNCGKAQRGEPVSCFLLRIEDNMESIGRAINSALQLSKRGGGVALLLSNLRESGAPIKKIENQSSGVIPVMKLLEDSFSYANQLGARQGAGAVYLHAHHPDIMKFLDTKRENADEKIRIKTLSLGVVIPDITFELAKRNDDMYLFSPYDVERVYGAPFADVSISEHYEEMVEDPRIRKTKVNARKFFETLAEIQFESGYPYIMFEDTVNRANPIQGRITHSNLCSEILQVSTASTYNADLSYAHIGEDISCNLGSMNIAKAIESPDFAMTVETAIRGLTAVSEQTSIDSVPSIRVGNEAAHAIGLGQMNLHGFLGKERIHYGSEEALDFTNAYFAAVMYEAIRASCLIAKERGKHFEGFETSKYADGSFFDGYDPADFAPRTERVKEIFAGSSIKVPTVEDWAQLKADVAEHGLFNRYLQAVPPTGSISYINNSTSSIHPIAAPIEIRKEGKIGRVYYPAPYMTNENREYYRDAYDIGYEKLIDTYAVATKYVDQGLSLTLFFKDTATTRDINRAQIYAWKKGIKTIYYIRLRQTALQGTEQQDCVSCTL, from the coding sequence GTGACTGAGTTGGGGAAAACTGTTGCAGAGCCGGTCAGCGCCGCCGAGCAGCTTGACTATCACGCGCTCAATGCAATGCTGAATCTGTTCGATGAAAATAGGCAGATCCAGTTTGACAAAGACCGCCAGGCTGCGAACCAGTATTTCCTCCAGCACGTGAATCAAAACACGGTGTTCTTCCACGATTTGGAAGAAAAGTTTGATTACCTGCTGGAGAACCACTACTACGATCCGGCGGTGGTGGAGCAGTACGACTTTGCCTTTATCAAAGAGCTATTTAAGCGCGCCTACGCGGTGAAATTCCGGTTCCCCACGTTTTTGGGCGCCTACAAGTATTACACCTCCTACACGCTCAAGACTTTCGACGGCCGCCGCTACCTCGAGCGCTACGAAGACCGCGTGTGCATGGTGGCGCTGACGCTCGCCGCCGGTGACGAACAAATGGCCGAACATCTGGTGGATGAGATCATGTCCGGCAGGTTTCAGCCCGCCACGCCGACCTTCCTGAACTGCGGCAAGGCGCAGCGCGGGGAGCCCGTGTCCTGCTTCCTGCTGCGCATCGAAGACAATATGGAATCCATCGGCCGCGCCATCAACTCTGCCTTGCAATTGTCCAAGCGCGGCGGCGGGGTGGCGTTGCTGCTGAGCAACCTGCGGGAATCCGGTGCGCCGATTAAGAAGATCGAAAACCAGTCTTCCGGGGTGATCCCCGTGATGAAGCTTTTGGAGGATTCCTTCTCCTACGCCAACCAGCTGGGCGCTCGGCAGGGCGCGGGCGCGGTCTACCTGCATGCGCACCACCCGGACATCATGAAATTCCTGGACACTAAGCGCGAAAACGCCGACGAGAAGATCCGCATTAAGACCCTTTCGCTGGGCGTGGTTATTCCCGATATTACGTTCGAACTTGCCAAGCGCAACGACGATATGTACCTGTTTTCGCCTTACGACGTCGAGCGCGTCTACGGCGCACCTTTCGCCGACGTCTCCATTTCGGAGCACTACGAAGAGATGGTCGAAGATCCGCGGATCCGCAAAACCAAGGTAAACGCGCGCAAGTTCTTTGAAACCCTCGCCGAGATTCAATTCGAATCCGGTTATCCCTATATTATGTTCGAGGATACGGTAAACCGCGCGAACCCCATCCAGGGGCGTATCACCCACTCGAACCTGTGCTCGGAAATCCTGCAGGTCTCTACCGCCTCCACCTATAACGCCGACCTTTCCTACGCGCACATCGGCGAGGATATCTCCTGCAACCTGGGTTCCATGAACATCGCCAAGGCGATCGAATCTCCCGATTTCGCCATGACGGTAGAAACCGCAATCCGTGGCCTGACCGCCGTTTCCGAGCAAACGTCGATTGACTCGGTGCCGTCGATACGCGTGGGCAATGAAGCTGCACACGCGATCGGCCTTGGGCAAATGAATCTGCACGGATTCCTGGGCAAAGAGCGAATTCACTACGGGTCCGAAGAAGCCCTCGACTTTACAAACGCCTACTTCGCGGCGGTGATGTACGAGGCGATACGCGCATCGTGCCTGATCGCGAAAGAACGCGGGAAACACTTTGAAGGCTTTGAAACATCCAAATACGCCGACGGATCCTTCTTCGACGGCTACGACCCCGCGGACTTCGCGCCGCGTACCGAGCGGGTGAAGGAGATCTTCGCTGGGTCCTCGATCAAGGTGCCCACCGTGGAAGATTGGGCGCAACTGAAGGCGGATGTGGCGGAGCATGGGCTGTTTAACCGCTACCTGCAGGCCGTGCCGCCCACTGGGTCGATCTCATACATTAATAATTCGACCTCGTCGATCCACCCGATCGCCGCGCCCATCGAAATCCGCAAGGAAGGCAAAATCGGGCGCGTGTACTACCCGGCGCCCTACATGACCAACGAAAACCGGGAATACTACCGGGACGCCTACGACATCGGGTACGAAAAACTCATAGACACCTACGCCGTGGCCACAAAATACGTTGACCAGGGACTTTCGCTAACCCTGTTTTTCAAAGACACCGCCACGACGCGCGACATCAACCGGGCGCAAATCTACGCATGGAAGAAAGGCATCAAAACCATCTACTACATCCGGTTGCGCCAAACCGCCCTGCAAGGCACCGAACAGCAAGATTGCGTGAGCTGCACTTTGTAA
- a CDS encoding carbohydrate kinase family protein → MITICGEGLVDLVPVEKAPMAPLQPALGGGPFNVAITASRLGARTRFLSRASIDAFGEALVARLQAEGVDTTHVQRGPEPTTLALTSIGVDGSASYTFYTEGTADRLVDPPADVTTDIACFGTCSLALEPGASRYAELLHRLAGEGTLIALDPNIREFYATDAHRAFLHSLLPDVTLLKLAEEEVDFLGETDVPVRVITRGAAGLTVETRTGLRIDVPALSVDVQDTIGAGDTIMGALLAQIAARSDGDVKPAEVIERLGAEEWRDILEYAATAAAITCSRVGAQPPTHQEVEAFRLAHRGR, encoded by the coding sequence ATGATTACCATCTGCGGCGAGGGTCTGGTGGACCTAGTGCCCGTCGAAAAGGCGCCGATGGCGCCGCTGCAACCAGCGCTTGGCGGCGGCCCATTTAATGTGGCGATTACCGCATCGCGGTTGGGTGCGCGCACACGTTTCCTGTCGCGGGCGTCGATAGACGCCTTCGGGGAGGCACTGGTGGCGCGGCTGCAGGCGGAGGGCGTGGACACCACACACGTACAGCGCGGGCCGGAGCCAACAACCTTGGCGCTTACCTCGATCGGGGTTGACGGCAGCGCAAGCTACACCTTTTATACGGAGGGCACGGCCGACCGCTTGGTAGACCCGCCCGCCGACGTCACCACGGACATTGCCTGCTTTGGCACGTGTTCGCTGGCGCTGGAGCCGGGTGCAAGCCGGTACGCCGAGCTTTTGCATCGCCTCGCGGGAGAGGGCACACTGATTGCGCTCGACCCAAATATTCGCGAATTCTACGCAACCGATGCCCACCGCGCGTTTTTGCATTCGCTGCTGCCGGATGTGACGCTGCTCAAGCTCGCCGAAGAGGAAGTTGATTTCCTAGGTGAAACGGACGTGCCTGTGCGCGTGATCACCCGCGGCGCGGCTGGCTTAACCGTGGAAACCCGCACAGGTTTGCGTATCGACGTCCCGGCTCTCAGCGTTGACGTCCAAGACACCATCGGCGCGGGCGACACCATTATGGGCGCGTTGTTAGCCCAGATTGCGGCGCGCAGCGATGGTGATGTAAAGCCCGCCGAGGTTATCGAACGTTTGGGCGCCGAGGAGTGGCGGGACATCCTGGAGTATGCCGCCACCGCAGCCGCAATCACCTGTTCGCGGGTGGGTGCGCAGCCGCCGACGCACCAAGAGGTGGAGGCGTTCAGGCTTGCTCATCGAGGCCGCTAG
- the nrdI gene encoding class Ib ribonucleoside-diphosphate reductase assembly flavoprotein NrdI has protein sequence MLIVYFSSATGNTHKFVSKLGFPSARIPLHKSEPPLEVNEPYVLVCPTYGGGVSIAGGDPRPVPVQVIRFLNNPHNRGLLRAVIAGGNANFGTDFGKAGDLIAAKTGVPYVYRFELMGTDEDVRLVRQGLLENAEKLGLVAAEQAPQDA, from the coding sequence ATGCTCATCGTGTATTTCTCATCCGCCACCGGAAACACCCATAAATTCGTGTCCAAGCTGGGGTTTCCCAGCGCGCGGATCCCGTTGCACAAGTCCGAACCGCCGCTCGAGGTCAATGAACCCTACGTGCTGGTATGCCCCACCTACGGCGGCGGCGTCTCCATCGCCGGCGGCGACCCCCGCCCCGTGCCGGTGCAGGTGATCCGCTTCCTCAACAACCCCCACAATCGGGGTTTGTTGCGGGCCGTGATCGCCGGCGGCAACGCCAACTTTGGCACCGACTTCGGCAAGGCCGGCGACCTGATCGCCGCCAAAACCGGGGTGCCGTACGTGTACCGATTCGAGCTGATGGGCACCGATGAAGACGTCCGGCTAGTCCGCCAAGGGCTGCTGGAAAACGCGGAGAAGCTCGGGCTCGTCGCGGCCGAGCAGGCGCCGCAGGATGCGTGA
- the nrdH gene encoding glutaredoxin-like protein NrdH, translated as MAITVYSKPACVQCTATKKALDRAGLDYTLVDISMDDDARDYVLALGYLQAPVVEANGEHWSGFRPERIRGLAAQVA; from the coding sequence ATGGCTATCACCGTCTACAGTAAGCCTGCCTGTGTTCAATGCACCGCCACCAAGAAGGCTCTTGACCGTGCCGGCCTCGACTACACCCTCGTAGACATCAGCATGGACGATGACGCCCGCGACTACGTCCTCGCGCTGGGCTACCTGCAGGCACCGGTCGTCGAGGCGAACGGCGAGCATTGGTCCGGTTTCCGCCCAGAGCGCATCCGCGGGCTGGCAGCCCAGGTCGCCTAG
- the ykgO gene encoding type B 50S ribosomal protein L36, producing MKVRKSLRSLKNKPGAQVVRRRGKVYVINKKEPRFKARQG from the coding sequence ATGAAGGTCCGTAAGTCACTTCGGTCGCTGAAGAACAAGCCGGGCGCCCAGGTTGTGCGCCGCCGCGGCAAAGTTTACGTGATTAACAAGAAGGAGCCGCGCTTCAAGGCTCGCCAGGGCTAA
- the nadE gene encoding ammonia-dependent NAD(+) synthetase, with protein sequence MPQLPIRQEILERLHTKPTIDAAAEVVERVAFLADYLRTTGLQGYVLGISGGQDSTLAGRLAQLAVERVRAAGFHAEFWALRLPYGVQADEKDAQIALEFIRPDYTGTINIKEAVDAASAATAAALRQRSLTDFNRGNIKARQRMIMQYAVAGELGLAVIGTDHAAENITGFYTKFGDGAADILPLAGLSKRQGAALLAHLGAPPSTWNKVPTADLEDDRPALPDEVALGVTYPQIDAYIEGQDVDTQTAERLEHLWLVGEHKRHLPVTPHDSWWRR encoded by the coding sequence ATGCCTCAACTCCCGATTCGCCAGGAAATACTCGAACGCCTGCACACAAAACCGACCATCGACGCCGCCGCTGAGGTGGTGGAACGCGTGGCCTTCCTCGCCGACTATCTGCGCACCACCGGTTTGCAGGGCTACGTGCTCGGCATTTCCGGGGGCCAGGATTCCACCCTTGCGGGCCGCCTCGCGCAGCTTGCCGTGGAGCGTGTTCGCGCCGCCGGGTTCCACGCCGAGTTTTGGGCGTTGCGGCTGCCCTACGGCGTGCAGGCGGACGAGAAGGATGCCCAGATCGCGCTCGAATTTATCCGCCCCGATTACACCGGCACCATCAATATTAAGGAGGCTGTCGACGCCGCGTCCGCCGCCACCGCCGCAGCCCTCCGCCAGCGTTCGCTCACAGATTTCAATCGGGGCAATATCAAGGCGCGGCAGCGCATGATTATGCAATACGCCGTCGCCGGGGAGCTTGGTCTCGCCGTCATTGGCACCGATCATGCGGCCGAAAACATCACTGGGTTCTATACCAAGTTCGGCGATGGCGCCGCCGATATCCTGCCGCTCGCCGGGCTATCCAAGCGCCAAGGCGCCGCCCTTCTCGCACATTTGGGCGCACCGCCCTCCACCTGGAATAAGGTGCCCACCGCCGATCTTGAGGACGACCGTCCGGCCCTCCCCGACGAGGTAGCCCTGGGTGTAACCTACCCCCAGATTGACGCCTACATTGAGGGGCAGGACGTCGATACGCAAACCGCCGAACGTCTCGAACACTTGTGGCTGGTTGGCGAACACAAACGCCACCTTCCTGTCACCCCTCACGACAGTTGGTGGCGGCGCTGA
- a CDS encoding pyridoxamine 5'-phosphate oxidase family protein → MAEQNEVVKVLNEDECYQLLSSQELGRIVVRRKDEMDIFPVNYVVDQGCVYIRSAEGNKVFTVALNSDVLFEVDHVDVETAWSVVIKGNAKLLTRSEEISYADSLPLNPWLPTLKYNYVKITPNEISGRSFLLGDEPERY, encoded by the coding sequence ATGGCTGAGCAGAATGAAGTAGTGAAAGTCCTGAACGAAGATGAGTGCTATCAGCTCTTATCGTCGCAGGAATTGGGTCGCATTGTGGTGCGCCGCAAGGACGAAATGGACATTTTCCCGGTGAATTATGTCGTCGACCAGGGATGTGTGTACATACGTTCGGCGGAGGGGAACAAGGTGTTCACCGTTGCGCTTAATAGCGACGTCTTGTTCGAGGTCGATCATGTGGACGTGGAAACCGCCTGGTCTGTGGTGATCAAAGGCAATGCCAAATTGCTCACCCGCAGTGAGGAGATTTCCTACGCGGATAGCTTGCCGCTCAATCCTTGGCTTCCTACGCTCAAATACAATTACGTGAAGATCACTCCGAACGAAATTTCGGGACGTTCTTTTCTGCTGGGCGATGAACCAGAGCGGTACTAG